In Parageobacillus sp. KH3-4, the genomic window GCCTTATGAAGGGGAATGTATTACAATAGGAGAAATCGACATACAACGTAATAGTCAAATTCGACAATACTTTCCAGTATTAAGAGATATAACAACAAAAATGTACGAAAATCTTGCAGAGGTACATCGGAAATTAACATAATTATCTCTAAGTCAAACACAATTAGCTTTTTTCTTTTGTTCGAAATCGACATGCATATAAATAATTGAGAAAAGGCTTTAAGCAATTATTTCAGACGACGATATCTGATTTTGTGCTGGAAGAAAAGATACAGAAGGGAAAATACTGGCTTGAGGAGACAGATATGACCATAGCAGAATTGCTGAGGTGTTAGGCTATATCAAAATCCGGGCAAGTTTTCGAGCTTATTTAAGAAACGTTACGGACTGACGCCGCGGGAATGGCGGAACCGGCTAGTAAATATGACACCCTCAAAGTGCTTTGAGGGTGTTTTTTGTTTCAGCAGGGACTGATATTTATTCTCAATTACAAGTAAAATGAAGCGTAGAAGGCGGGGGAAGGAAGAGAATGAAGCAAAAACGGCGGCTGTCAATCACTTGAACAGCTGCTGGCCGCCGCCCGCCATGATCGCTTCGGCTTTCGCTGACCCAGACAATGATGCGAAAATTCAACAGGCGTTCAGCGAATTAATGAAGGGAAAAACGGTGATCGTGATCGCCCATCGGCTAAGCACGATTACAAATTGTGATCCAATCATCGCGCTTAATGATTCAAAAGAGGAAGCAAACTCTCCGTAGGTCAAAGACAATGTATATCCTTGCCAGAGCTCTTTTGAAAGATGCCCCTATTCTGCTGCTCGATGAAGCCACAGCTTCATTAGATCCGGAGAATGAGCTTTATATCCAGCAGGCTATCCAAGAGCTGGTGCCGATAAAACGGTTATTGTCATTGCCCACAAATTGCAAACGATCAAACGATCAAAAATGCAGATCAGATTCTTGTGCTGAATAAAGGGAGATTGGTAGAGACGGGCGTTCATGATGAGCTTCTTGAAAAGAACGGGTTGTATGCATCGTTTTGGAGGGAACAGCAGCTGGCGAAAGGATGGAAAATGAATGGTAATCTCACAGCTGCACGAACTGTATTGGAAGGAAAATAAAAGAAAAGGGGAGAAGAAAAATGACTATTAAATATTGATGAAACAGGATGACCGATTGTTGTTATTTCTATGGGAGAAGAGCATACAATGGAAACGCTTCATCAATATATGGCTTATTAGGAAAGATGGCTGTCCCGGAAAGCTACATTTGGAGTTTTGATGATTCAATCGTCGGAAAAGAAGGCAAAACCGTCAAAGGAAGTCGCCCAAGCATACTTGCAATGGTGCAAAGAGAATCGCTCATCTATTGCGGAGTATTGCATTGGGATAGCAATGGTAGTTCCAACTGAACATTTATTGGTGTTATATAAACCAGTAGCTGCTTTATCGACGCGGAAAATGTACGGTTGTCCTGGAAATATATTAAAAAATAGGATGAATATGTAAAATGGCTGAAGGGTTTATATCATAAGCAGAAAATCGCAAAGTAAAATTGCCGCAGCGATGCTTTTGAAATAAAGCAGCCGTCACCTTATGACAAAACGGGGCGTCGCTCCCAAATCTCCGGGGATTGACGACACCTTGTTTTTCAGAAGAAACAGCACAACAACAGGCGATTGCATAAACATATCAAAAATCAACGATCTATTCACTTCCAGAAAAACATAACAGCATCAATGGTATTTGGCGTTTTTATCTTGACTCTGAGTAACTAAGACAAACAAGAATTCCCCGCTTTCATCGGCGTTAGCCGGTAAGCGGGGGAGTTTTCAATATGCGAAACTTTTTTACGGCTTAAAAGGCGAGTAATGAAAAAGCAATGTCCGTTTACACCATTGCTTTTTCATCGATTAATTGATTACACGTACTGCTTTCACCAAGCGTTCTTTCCAATAAGAAGAGCCAATCGATGCATAAGAAACGCCTTTGGAAGTTGAAACATTTAGCATTTGGCCGTTGCCCGCATAAATTCCAACGTGATTGATCGTTCCATTGAAGTCTGTATCAAAGAAGACTAGATCTCCTTTTTGAAGCTGATTGAAAGAGATCGGTGTGCCAACTTGTGATTGTGCCGCTGAACTGCGAGGTAAAGAAATTCCAACTTCACTAAATACCCGCATAGTAAAGGATGAGCAATCAAATGCATCTGTGCGAGATGGACTAGCGCCATATAAATATTTAGCACCTAAATATTTTTCTCCAATTTGAATGACGCGATCAGCCAAAGAAGCATTCACAGCTTTTGTGCTGTTTTCAGCAGGAGTGGCAGATACCGCTGTCGTTTGTTTTTGAGCAGGAGCTGCGGCCGATCCAGGCAAATAAATGGTTTGGCCGACCTTGATGAAATTTGGATTGGAAATTTCAGGATTCATCTTTAATAATGCATCAACAGTCGTATTAAATTGTTTTGCAATTTTGCTTAATGTATCACCAGCATTCACTATATATGCATCTTTTTTTTCGTCAACTTTTAATATTTGTCCAGGAAAAATAAGATCAGAAGTTAAATTATTCATTTGTTTTAATGTTTCTACAGTAGTGTTGTATTTTTTCGATATTCCCCAAAGTGTATCGCCTTTTTGGACGGTATAACTGCTAGCGAAAGCAGTTTGGCCTGCTAATAAAGAACTTATAATTGTGCCTGTCAGAATAAATGATTTTTTCATGCTGTGCTCCCCCTAGGTGTATTTTGGATAATTCTTTCTATTGACAAAACCATTATATTTAAAAAAAATATAGATAATCTATAACAAGAAGATAAAAAATGGTTACAAGTATATTACTATATTACAGTTACATTACAGATTAAAAGTTTTGTTTACAGTACTTTTTTTGATTGAATAGAAGTTTCAGACGACATCCACTTCTAAATGGAGCGAAGCGTAGTCAAGTCCATATAATTACGATAGAAAAAGAGCCATGTTGCTTCCCCTTTGGTAGAATCAACAATCGACCAAAAGCACCAAACGTAAGGAGGAATGCAACAATGGCTCAATATCATATTGTGAAATACCAATGGGGAAGGCTAGTTGAAAAGGGATTTGCTTTTAAAGTTGTAGAAATTATTGGTATAGAAGTAGTTTTTTAGAAAGGAAGGAAATAAGATGCGACAGATCATTGCTTTAGGCGGCGGAGGTTTCTCAATGGAACCGGATAACTCGTTATTAGATTTATACATATTGAAACAAGCAAAGAAAACTATGCCGAAGATTTGCTTTATCCCCACGGCCAGCGGGGATTCAGAGCATTATATATCAAGGTATTATAACTTCTTTCATAAACAAAATTGCAAACCCTCTCATCTGTCTTTATTTAAACCGCCGACAAGAGATTTAGAGGGGTTTATACTGGAGAAAGATATTATATATGTTGGTGGAGGAAATACAAGAAACTTATTAGTTTTATGGAAGGAGTGGGGGGTAGATCATATTTTGAGAAAAGCTTGGAACGAAGGGATTGTTTTAGCCGGCATTAGTGCTGGTTCTATATGTTGGTTCGAGGAAGGAGTCACAGATTCATTTGGAGAGGGATTAGAACCAATGAAATGCTTAGGCTTTCTAAAAGGCAGTCATTGTCCGCATTATGATGGAGAGTCAGACAGAAGGCATTCATATCATAAACTAATGTATTCTCGAGCCATACAAGCTGGTATTGCAGCAGATGACGGAGTTGCCATCCATTATATTGAACAAAACATAAGTAATATAGTTAGTTCTAGACCAAAAGCAAAGGCTTATAAAGTTTATTTGGATAACAAGGTGATGAAGGTGATAGAGGAAGAGCTTCCGACGAATTTTTTGGGTTCCTATTAAGCCTCTAGGCAGAACTTAGTTCTTATCTGTCAATCACATGTGCTTAGACCCCAACAATTATTATAGAGCTTTTATTTTATATAAAAATCGCTTCTCTTGAATGAAGATAAAGAAGCGATTTTTTTATTTCTGCGGAATCTGCTGTTATTGTTAGATAGTATTTTTCTTCGATGGTTGCAAGCTGAATGTACATAGCATCATGTTATCAATAAACATTATTAATGAATGGAAATGAGTTGAGACGTAATTTTAAAAATATTAGAAATATATGTAAAAACGAGTTCATCGCTTCTTCAATGGAAGAACGTGTCGGATGAAACCAATTGGCAATGACCATCTCTTTTAGCCATCTCCATAATCGATCAATGGAATTTAAATCAGGTGAATAGGGCGGTAGATAAATCAAAAGGATCCATCCGTTCTTGGCGATAAAATCCTGAATGAGTGGAGAACGATGAATTTTTGCATTGTCCACCACCATGGCAATCAGCTGATCTTTGTAATGGTTTGCTACCAACTGAAGGAACGACAAAAAATCCTCCTGTTTACAAGAGGAGGTTGGGTGCCACACTTCTCCTGTCATTACGTGCAGAGTGCCGAACAATGTAATGCCGGCATGATGCCCATACGTCGGCACTTGTTTCTGTTTGCCCGCTTTTTACCATGTGTCGTGAAGGCTCTGATACGCACGAACATAAGTCTCATCTTGATATAAGAGCACGGTATCGTTATTCAAAAGTTTTTTAATCCGGGTTTCCTGTTCAAACGCCTGTTGTTTTTCTGGATCGGCTTTTGCCAGCACATAAGTGGGGCGAGTATAGCTTAAACGCAACTGCCAAAGCATGCGCAAAATTCCTGTGCAGTTCATCTCCACGTGACGTGATATATTCACGAATGATCGGTGTGGTCCATGATGCGGCACATCATAACCCGTAATCAGAAGGAGAACTCGTTAAAATGAATTGCTTGAGCTTGTTTTTGTTGTTCGGTGGTGAAAAAGGATGGACGTCCCGGTCCGCATTTTCGTTCTATAAGGCTTCCATAAACATTTCTACAGAAATTCATCCTAAAGTTTCTCCACATCTACGCGACCAGAAAAGAAAGTTGCTCCACCGCCCATATCGGCTACTCGGTCTGGGGTAAGTGAGTTTACCAGATGTTTCGTGCCCGGGGAATCTGCCCAGAGCCCTTGCGTGACAACGACGCCTGGAAGTACATTTTCTCCAACAGAAACTTTCAAAATACATTCTCCGCGATTGTTCCACACTCGGACTTTATCTCCATCCTTAATACCTTTCGATAAAGCATCTTTAACATTCATATGCAAGCAAGGCTCTTTTTCAAGAGAGACATGTTTTTCATTGTTTGAAAAGGTTGTGTTTAAGAAATGGTGATTGGGACCGGGCACAAACAAAAACGGAAAGTCTCCATCGTTAACAAGCGGCGTATAGGTTGGCAAAGGAGGGTAGCCATCTTGTTCCATTTTCTTTGAATAAAGTTCAATTTTTCCGCTAGGAGTTAGCAGTTTTCCTGGCAGCAATGGTTTTACATTTGCTTTTATATACTGCTTTTCCACCAATGTTTCATAATCGATTCCTTCCAGGCAAGGATTGTTTGGGTTATCCAGGGCTTGCGAAATCATTTCTTCTTCTGTCTCATATAAACACGAATCCTCAAAGCCCATTTTTTTCGCAAGCAATTGGAACACTTCGACATTTGACTTGGACTCTCCATATCGTTCAATAACTGGCTGCTGAATTTGAACATAGTGGTGCCAGTATGATGTATAAAGATCCGTATTTTCGAATGAAGATGTTGCAGGAAGCACGATATCTGCGTATTTTGCTGTTTCTGTTAAAAATAAGTCATGCACGACGACAAAGAGATCTTCCCTTGCCAATCCTTTTCTTACTTTATTGCTATCCGGTGCAACAACTGCAGGATTTGTGCCGTACACGAATAAGGATTTTATCGGTGGGTCTAATTCCAATAATGCCTGGCCAAGCAGGTTCATGTTTATGACTCGTGTATGTTTATTTTGCAACAAATCCGGGCGTTGCAAGCTCATTGTATTAAGGGCCAAATAACCGCTATTTGACTTGATGGCTCCGCCGCCTTTTACAAGCCATTGCCCGGTCAGGGCAGGAAGGCAAGCAATGGTCCGGATACACATGCCCCCATTGTCATGATGCTGAAGACCGTTGCCGATTCGAATAAAGGAAGGCGTGGTTTGCCCATACAATCTGGCAAGTTTATAAATGTCTTCAACTGGAACACCTGTAATTCCGGAAACAGTGATAGGATCGTACTGGACAACGTGCTCACGCAGCTCTTCATGTCCGACTGTATATTTCTCCAAAAAATCATTGTCTACCATGTTTTCGGTAAATAAAATATGCATCATGCCCAAAGCGAGAGCAGCATCGGTACCCGGCAATATTGGAATGAACCAATCTGCGAATTGACCGGTTTGATTTTTATGAACATCAATACAAATGATCTTTGTACCATTTTTTCGGGCTTTTTGGGCAAGGACAATTTGATGCATGTTTGTGCTAACAGCATTGATTCCCCAGAAGATGATTAATTTTGCATGAATCGTATCTTCCGGGTCTGTTCCAAAGCCGCCTCCCATTGTATATTTAAGCCCTTCCGCCCCAGCTGACGAACAAATGGTCCGGTCAAGCAAGGAGGCGCCCAACCGATGGAAAAACCGCCGGTCCATTCCTTCGGCGCTGAGTCTTCCCATGTTGCCATAAAAGCTATACGGAAGAATGCTTTCAGGTCCTTCTGTTTCGATCAGCTCTTTCCATTTGTCAGTAATTGTATCAATCGCTTCGTCCCAGCTTATCCGCGCAAATTTCCCTTCACCTTTAGCTCCCGTCCGTTTCATTGGATATTTTAAGCGCTTTGGATCGTAAATTCGTTCAGTCATATTCCGTACTTTATTGCATATACTTCCTTTTGTCACAGGATGATTCGGATCTCCTTGTATTTTTACAATTTTTCCATCTTGCTTATGTACCAGTAACCCACATTGATCGGGGCAATCTAGAGGACAAACGGATGGAAATATACCTGTTGGCTGGTGCACAAATGAGTACATATTTTTCTCCTTTCATTATCAGGTTAATCCTTATATTCATTTAGATGGTTAATATGATAAAATAATTTGAAAAGTAAGGCAATAATGATATATAGTTAGTTCTAGGCCAAAGGAGTAAAGTTGTGAAGGTCATAAAGAGTTTCAGATGATTTTTTTTGGCTCCATTAAGCCGCTAAAAAACGAGTTGAATAACGAGACAGATAAACAAAAATACTTTATGCAAATAGGAAAAAACAGGAGAATGCAATCTGTTTTTAAAAAAGGGCAACGATTGGCGTAACTGCACTTTCTTCAGGTGTAAAGGCAGAATTACATCATATGTTTAAACAAACATGTAAAAAATATGGAAATAAAGGGTATAAAGTGGTTTGCGGAGAAACGGTTTGGGCACAAGAGAAAGCGAAGTCTGCTAGTGCCAAAAAGAGAACAAATAAATTTATTGAGCAATATTTGTTCATATTTATTTTTGAGCTGATAAGCGCAAAGGTCAATGGGAGTTGTTTTCTTTCTGCGGCTCCTTTTTCTTATTAGTTTAAGAAGGAAAAATTGAAGCTCTAAGAGAAGTTTGATTTGTAAAAAGAAGAGAGTGTTATGTTAAGAAAATAGAAACGTCAAATTCAGTGAATTAGATGATTCAGATTCAATACAGATGCAGTAATTCGTTTGGTAATTACTTATTGCTGTAGCTGCTGGATGAACGGCCTATTGTAGAAGCCATGAACAAGAATCAAAATGTATAAATTCTCTGAACTAGCTAATAGGAAAGAAAAGGATGATATATGTGAAAATGAGAACGGAACAAGAAATGTTAGACTTAATCATTACATTTGCTAAGCAAGATTATCGTATACGTGGATTACTAATGAACGGTTCACGTGT contains:
- a CDS encoding winged helix-turn-helix domain-containing protein; the protein is MLWQLRLSYTRPTYVLAKADPEKQQAFEQETRIKKLLNNDTVLLYQDETYVRAYQSLHDTW
- a CDS encoding C40 family peptidase; amino-acid sequence: MKKSFILTGTIISSLLAGQTAFASSYTVQKGDTLWGISKKYNTTVETLKQMNNLTSDLIFPGQILKVDEKKDAYIVNAGDTLSKIAKQFNTTVDALLKMNPEISNPNFIKVGQTIYLPGSAAAPAQKQTTAVSATPAENSTKAVNASLADRVIQIGEKYLGAKYLYGASPSRTDAFDCSSFTMRVFSEVGISLPRSSAAQSQVGTPISFNQLQKGDLVFFDTDFNGTINHVGIYAGNGQMLNVSTSKGVSYASIGSSYWKERLVKAVRVIN
- a CDS encoding Type 1 glutamine amidotransferase-like domain-containing protein — encoded protein: MRQIIALGGGGFSMEPDNSLLDLYILKQAKKTMPKICFIPTASGDSEHYISRYYNFFHKQNCKPSHLSLFKPPTRDLEGFILEKDIIYVGGGNTRNLLVLWKEWGVDHILRKAWNEGIVLAGISAGSICWFEEGVTDSFGEGLEPMKCLGFLKGSHCPHYDGESDRRHSYHKLMYSRAIQAGIAADDGVAIHYIEQNISNIVSSRPKAKAYKVYLDNKVMKVIEEELPTNFLGSY
- a CDS encoding molybdopterin oxidoreductase family protein — its product is MYSFVHQPTGIFPSVCPLDCPDQCGLLVHKQDGKIVKIQGDPNHPVTKGSICNKVRNMTERIYDPKRLKYPMKRTGAKGEGKFARISWDEAIDTITDKWKELIETEGPESILPYSFYGNMGRLSAEGMDRRFFHRLGASLLDRTICSSAGAEGLKYTMGGGFGTDPEDTIHAKLIIFWGINAVSTNMHQIVLAQKARKNGTKIICIDVHKNQTGQFADWFIPILPGTDAALALGMMHILFTENMVDNDFLEKYTVGHEELREHVVQYDPITVSGITGVPVEDIYKLARLYGQTTPSFIRIGNGLQHHDNGGMCIRTIACLPALTGQWLVKGGGAIKSNSGYLALNTMSLQRPDLLQNKHTRVINMNLLGQALLELDPPIKSLFVYGTNPAVVAPDSNKVRKGLAREDLFVVVHDLFLTETAKYADIVLPATSSFENTDLYTSYWHHYVQIQQPVIERYGESKSNVEVFQLLAKKMGFEDSCLYETEEEMISQALDNPNNPCLEGIDYETLVEKQYIKANVKPLLPGKLLTPSGKIELYSKKMEQDGYPPLPTYTPLVNDGDFPFLFVPGPNHHFLNTTFSNNEKHVSLEKEPCLHMNVKDALSKGIKDGDKVRVWNNRGECILKVSVGENVLPGVVVTQGLWADSPGTKHLVNSLTPDRVADMGGGATFFSGRVDVEKL